One part of the Phycisphaeraceae bacterium genome encodes these proteins:
- the murD gene encoding UDP-N-acetylmuramoyl-L-alanine--D-glutamate ligase, translating into MIELSGTVVTVMGLGRFGGGIGVARWLAEQGAEVLVTDLSPAADLAESVAAISGLVARGRVRLRLGEHNVSDFTTAGLVVANPAVPRPWENRFLRSAMAAGVPITTEISLLVERLPRDATTVGVTGSTGKSTTTAMISHALSRCAGTTLVGGNLGGSLLGEVAPARGTGLGAGARIVLELSSAMLHWIDGTAPWSPRVAVVTNFAANHLDWHGTIEHYEASKRKLLAHQHPGDAAVLGRGVAAWASSTTARVQVVDPAAFPGSLRIPGAHNTENAAAALAACLACEPGIEPGRFAAAISEFPGLPHRLQLVAEHNGMRFYNDSKSTTPEATLTAVLAVAEMPGMTRRRVHLIAGGYDKKIDLSAIASLGADLGGLYTIGATGPLLAERAGPGRARHVETVERAVEEAIRRMGSGDVLLLSPGCASWDQFTNFEQRGDVFCRECKAHVGLASVPGASA; encoded by the coding sequence ATGATCGAACTCAGCGGCACAGTGGTCACGGTGATGGGGCTTGGCCGGTTCGGCGGCGGGATCGGCGTCGCCCGTTGGCTGGCGGAGCAAGGAGCGGAGGTGCTGGTGACCGACCTGTCACCAGCCGCCGACCTTGCGGAGTCCGTCGCGGCGATCAGTGGCCTCGTCGCCCGGGGACGCGTACGGCTGCGGCTCGGGGAACACAACGTCAGCGACTTCACGACCGCGGGGCTCGTGGTTGCGAACCCGGCGGTGCCGAGGCCCTGGGAGAACCGGTTCCTGCGCTCCGCGATGGCGGCGGGGGTGCCGATCACGACAGAGATTTCGCTGCTGGTGGAGCGTCTGCCTCGCGATGCGACCACGGTGGGGGTCACTGGCTCGACGGGAAAGAGCACCACCACGGCGATGATCTCGCACGCGTTGAGCAGGTGCGCCGGGACAACGCTTGTCGGCGGCAACCTGGGCGGGTCGTTGCTCGGGGAGGTGGCCCCGGCACGCGGAACGGGACTCGGCGCTGGGGCAAGGATCGTGCTGGAGCTCTCCAGCGCGATGCTGCACTGGATCGACGGGACCGCGCCGTGGTCGCCACGAGTCGCGGTCGTGACGAACTTCGCGGCGAACCACCTTGACTGGCATGGAACGATCGAGCACTACGAGGCCTCCAAGCGCAAGCTCCTCGCCCACCAGCATCCCGGTGATGCCGCCGTGCTCGGCCGGGGCGTCGCGGCGTGGGCGAGCTCGACGACGGCGCGTGTTCAGGTCGTCGATCCGGCGGCGTTCCCCGGCTCGCTCCGGATTCCGGGTGCGCACAACACCGAGAACGCCGCGGCGGCGCTGGCCGCGTGCTTGGCGTGCGAACCGGGGATCGAGCCCGGGCGGTTTGCGGCGGCGATCTCGGAGTTCCCAGGCCTGCCGCACCGGCTGCAACTGGTCGCCGAGCACAATGGGATGCGGTTCTACAACGACTCCAAGTCGACCACCCCCGAGGCAACCCTTACGGCGGTGCTCGCCGTCGCGGAGATGCCGGGCATGACGCGCCGGCGGGTTCACCTCATCGCGGGCGGGTACGACAAGAAGATCGATCTTTCGGCGATCGCGTCGCTCGGGGCGGACCTTGGCGGACTGTACACCATCGGCGCAACCGGTCCCTTGCTCGCCGAACGGGCCGGGCCCGGGCGAGCGCGGCACGTCGAGACGGTCGAGCGGGCCGTGGAGGAGGCCATCAGGCGGATGGGATCCGGGGATGTGCTGCTGCTGAGCCCCGGGTGTGCCTCGTGGGATCAGTTCACGAACTTCGAGCAGCGCGGCGATGTGTTCTGCCGCGAGTGCAAGGCCCATGTTGGGCTTGCAAGCGTGCCTGGAGCATCGGCATGA
- a CDS encoding aminotransferase class IV yields MIVHLNGSLLPLAEARISPLDRGFVFGDGIYEGLRSVSLGAKAGDVHIIEMARHEERMAMGLREARIGFDPRTLRAATLDLLRANSMKDAFVYWQVTRGTPGEADVPRSRVPKGAMTPTVFGYCSSQPGLGSFRAGGPPTKSSVLLEDIRWSMGHVKSISLMGNVLLAMRGDAAGADEPLFSRSGLVTEGAATNVILAIRDSSGRSRLVTPSLTSAPILAGVTRAILLEHEPAIEQRPVRVDELERASEVMLVGTTTMVTSVVSIDGRPVGDRAPGPESRRLLTILLDAIEREVGAGQS; encoded by the coding sequence GTGATCGTGCACCTGAACGGATCGTTGCTCCCCCTGGCCGAAGCGCGGATCAGCCCACTGGACCGCGGCTTTGTCTTCGGCGATGGGATCTACGAGGGCCTGCGATCGGTGTCTCTGGGGGCGAAGGCGGGCGACGTGCACATCATCGAGATGGCCCGGCACGAGGAACGCATGGCGATGGGGCTCCGGGAGGCTCGCATCGGGTTTGACCCTCGCACGCTTCGCGCTGCAACGCTCGACCTGCTGCGCGCCAACTCGATGAAGGACGCCTTCGTGTACTGGCAGGTGACTCGCGGCACGCCAGGGGAGGCGGATGTGCCGCGGAGCAGAGTACCCAAAGGGGCGATGACCCCAACGGTGTTCGGCTACTGCTCCAGCCAGCCGGGCCTGGGATCATTCCGCGCCGGAGGGCCACCGACCAAGTCCTCGGTGCTGCTCGAAGACATCCGGTGGTCGATGGGTCACGTCAAGTCGATCTCGCTGATGGGCAATGTTCTGCTGGCGATGCGCGGCGATGCCGCGGGAGCGGATGAGCCGCTGTTCTCACGCAGCGGCCTGGTCACGGAGGGCGCGGCGACCAACGTCATCCTGGCGATCCGCGATTCATCGGGGCGATCCCGGCTCGTGACACCCTCACTCACGAGCGCACCGATCCTCGCCGGGGTGACGCGGGCGATCCTGCTTGAGCATGAACCGGCAATCGAGCAGCGGCCGGTGAGGGTCGACGAGCTGGAGCGGGCGAGCGAGGTGATGCTCGTAGGAACCACCACGATGGTGACCTCGGTCGTCTCCATCGACGGCCGACCTGTCGGCGACCGCGCGCCGGGGCCGGAGTCCCGTCGCCTGCTGACCATCCTGCTTGATGCAATCGAACGAGAGGTCGGTGCGGGGCAGTCCTGA
- the priA gene encoding primosomal protein N' produces MSSLFSHDVEVGPHFVRVAVERGIEASMGRRGGGHGRGADGALTYAAGEVVEVGERVEVPLGRSNQTAAGIVVQAGGKELLDGLDPGRVKSIVRRTGARLPATLVELAVWMAGYYVCPIGMVLATMLPAAVKHATGLKRRVVVEVTGASPPEDTRLTPAVRRTWEAIQAAAPELGALGPMPAREFAARVGAATVGPINRLIAMGVLRSIERTEVAAAAGMWEGRTIEQQARPRPTLTPSQQHVVNGIRESAGRFSVHLIRGVTGSGKTEVYLRVIEEALRDRADGAPTGAAIVLVPEISLTPQTAGRFIDRFGGEGGLGVAVLHSGLSASQRHKQWAMVASGEARVVVGARSAVYSPMPRAGVIIVDEEHDSSYKQDQLPRYNARDVAIKRGQIEGCPVVLGTATPSLESWVNTLPPAKYSLWELTERVGGGRLPPVEVVDVVEERRLAGVEAWSGGRGGGWRLIGPTLGLALRKTLEQGGQAILLLNRRGFANYICCPSAACGWVMKCDSCDASMIFHKHQAGAEKGYLRCHHCLAEQRLPRDCPVCGRRVIILGAGTQRLEEELGRDFGLAAGTDYLRVDGDTMRTAADYFEALSSFAAGRVNLLLGTQMIAKGLDFPNVRLVGVVDADTALALPDFRAAERTFQLVSQVAGRAGRGDAPGRVVVQTASPHVPAIVHAARHDYASFAADELEVRARAGLPPITRMARVVCRHLNHAKALEAAGIIAGALREEAGRIGPDSGVRIEGPADCPISRVADHYRIAIEVIAPARGVIQALLGAVRARGLLTSDAATAVDVDPIAVL; encoded by the coding sequence ATGAGCAGTCTTTTCAGTCACGATGTCGAGGTCGGACCGCACTTCGTGCGGGTCGCCGTCGAGCGCGGCATCGAGGCCTCGATGGGACGCCGCGGAGGCGGGCACGGGCGGGGAGCCGACGGGGCGTTGACGTACGCAGCGGGCGAAGTAGTCGAAGTTGGCGAGCGGGTCGAGGTGCCGCTGGGTCGGTCGAATCAGACGGCGGCTGGCATCGTTGTTCAGGCCGGCGGGAAGGAACTGCTCGACGGGCTGGATCCGGGCCGCGTGAAGTCGATCGTGCGGAGGACCGGCGCCAGGCTGCCGGCCACTCTGGTTGAACTTGCGGTGTGGATGGCTGGGTACTACGTCTGCCCGATCGGCATGGTGTTGGCGACGATGCTGCCCGCGGCGGTGAAGCACGCGACGGGGCTCAAGCGCCGGGTTGTGGTCGAGGTGACCGGGGCATCGCCGCCCGAAGACACTCGCCTGACGCCGGCCGTGCGGCGGACGTGGGAAGCGATCCAAGCGGCGGCGCCGGAGTTGGGGGCGTTGGGGCCGATGCCCGCTCGTGAGTTCGCCGCAAGGGTCGGGGCCGCGACAGTCGGACCGATCAACCGGTTGATCGCGATGGGCGTTCTGCGATCGATCGAACGGACCGAGGTCGCCGCGGCGGCGGGGATGTGGGAGGGTCGGACGATCGAGCAGCAGGCAAGACCCCGTCCGACGCTCACTCCCTCGCAGCAACACGTGGTGAACGGGATCAGGGAGTCGGCGGGGCGGTTCTCGGTCCACCTGATCCGCGGCGTCACAGGGTCGGGAAAGACCGAGGTGTACCTTCGGGTGATCGAGGAGGCGCTGCGTGATCGGGCGGATGGTGCGCCGACGGGGGCGGCGATCGTGCTGGTGCCCGAGATCTCGCTGACGCCGCAGACGGCCGGGAGGTTCATCGATCGATTCGGCGGGGAGGGCGGGCTCGGCGTCGCGGTGCTGCATTCGGGGCTGAGCGCTTCGCAGCGCCACAAACAATGGGCGATGGTTGCTTCGGGGGAGGCTCGCGTCGTCGTGGGGGCACGCTCCGCGGTCTACTCGCCGATGCCGCGGGCCGGCGTGATCATCGTGGATGAGGAGCACGACTCGTCGTACAAGCAGGACCAACTGCCGCGATACAACGCCCGCGACGTCGCGATCAAGCGGGGACAGATCGAAGGGTGCCCGGTGGTTCTGGGGACGGCGACGCCGTCGCTGGAGTCCTGGGTCAACACGCTGCCCCCCGCGAAGTACTCGCTGTGGGAACTGACGGAGCGGGTCGGCGGGGGCCGGTTGCCGCCGGTCGAGGTGGTGGATGTCGTGGAAGAGCGGCGGCTGGCCGGAGTTGAGGCGTGGTCGGGCGGGCGCGGGGGCGGGTGGCGGCTGATCGGGCCGACGCTGGGGCTGGCGCTTCGCAAGACGCTGGAACAGGGCGGCCAGGCCATTCTGCTGCTCAATCGGCGCGGGTTCGCGAACTACATCTGCTGCCCGTCCGCCGCGTGCGGCTGGGTGATGAAGTGCGATTCGTGCGATGCATCGATGATCTTCCACAAGCATCAGGCCGGCGCGGAGAAGGGATACTTGCGTTGCCACCACTGCCTGGCGGAGCAGCGGCTGCCGCGGGACTGCCCGGTGTGCGGCCGGCGTGTGATCATCCTCGGGGCCGGCACGCAGCGGCTGGAGGAGGAACTCGGGCGGGACTTCGGGCTGGCAGCGGGAACGGATTACCTCCGGGTTGACGGTGACACGATGAGGACGGCGGCCGACTACTTTGAGGCGCTGTCGAGCTTTGCTGCGGGCCGGGTGAACCTCCTGCTGGGCACTCAGATGATCGCCAAGGGGCTGGACTTTCCGAATGTGAGGCTGGTCGGCGTGGTCGATGCGGATACGGCGCTCGCCCTGCCCGACTTTCGCGCGGCGGAGCGGACGTTTCAGTTGGTCAGTCAGGTGGCGGGACGGGCCGGGCGCGGCGACGCCCCGGGGCGGGTGGTGGTTCAGACGGCCAGCCCGCATGTGCCGGCGATCGTTCACGCGGCGAGGCACGACTATGCCTCTTTTGCCGCGGACGAGCTGGAGGTTCGGGCCAGGGCGGGGTTACCGCCCATCACGCGGATGGCGAGGGTGGTCTGTCGGCACCTCAACCATGCCAAGGCGCTCGAGGCCGCGGGAATAATCGCCGGGGCGCTGCGGGAGGAGGCGGGGCGCATCGGGCCGGATTCGGGAGTTCGGATCGAGGGCCCGGCGGATTGTCCGATTTCACGCGTCGCCGACCACTACCGCATCGCGATCGAGGTGATTGCGCCCGCGAGGGGTGTCATCCAGGCGCTCCTCGGTGCGGTGCGCGCCCGCGGACTGCTGACGAGCGACGCGGCGACCGCGGTCGATGTTGATCCGATTGCCGTCCTGTGA
- the carA gene encoding glutamine-hydrolyzing carbamoyl-phosphate synthase small subunit, translated as MTTPTTSSPATGTPSRPAARLALQDGTLFRGQGFGAVGKGVVQVAEVVFNTAMSGYQEALTDPSYSGQILVMTAPLIGNTGVNADDVESAKVQVAGFVVRELTRTHSSFRADTDLSAYLAASGVLGITGIDTRALTRRLRSAGAMQGAITDDPAVSDESLVAAARSAPSMAGQNLVPAVGCNARHSWSETLGDWSGLGPDPQRRRFRVLALDCGAKRNILRNLTDRGCEVTVVPHDTPAADIQRMFESGEIDGLFVSNGPGDPAAVDSTISTLRQVIGTSDPAQTVPTFGICLGHQLLSLAVGAKTFKLKFGHRGLNQPVLNLLTGKVEITSQNHGFAVEPESLEAAGGEPTHVHLNDGTLAGFRLPDRPVFSVQHHPEASPGPHDAGYLFDTFVSMMATRKPAWSGLKRAARPAGTP; from the coding sequence ATGACCACCCCAACGACATCGTCGCCCGCCACCGGCACCCCCTCGCGTCCGGCGGCCAGGCTGGCACTCCAGGATGGCACCCTGTTCCGCGGCCAGGGCTTCGGCGCCGTCGGCAAGGGGGTCGTTCAAGTCGCCGAAGTGGTGTTCAACACCGCGATGTCCGGCTACCAGGAAGCCCTGACCGACCCGTCCTACTCCGGCCAGATCCTGGTGATGACCGCCCCCCTCATCGGAAACACCGGCGTGAACGCGGACGACGTCGAGTCGGCCAAGGTGCAGGTCGCCGGCTTTGTCGTGCGAGAACTGACCAGGACCCACTCGAGCTTCCGCGCCGATACAGACTTGAGCGCGTACCTCGCCGCGAGCGGGGTGCTTGGGATCACGGGGATCGACACCCGCGCCCTGACCCGCCGCCTGCGCAGCGCCGGCGCGATGCAGGGGGCAATCACCGACGATCCGGCGGTCTCGGACGAGAGCCTCGTGGCCGCCGCCCGCTCCGCCCCGTCCATGGCTGGTCAAAACCTGGTGCCGGCCGTCGGGTGCAACGCCCGGCACTCCTGGTCCGAAACCCTGGGGGATTGGTCGGGCTTGGGCCCCGACCCTCAACGCCGCCGTTTCCGTGTCCTGGCCCTTGACTGCGGCGCCAAGCGCAACATCCTCCGCAACCTCACCGATCGCGGGTGCGAGGTCACGGTCGTCCCGCACGACACCCCCGCCGCTGATATTCAACGGATGTTTGAGTCCGGTGAAATCGACGGCCTGTTTGTCTCCAACGGCCCGGGCGATCCCGCTGCGGTCGACTCGACGATCTCAACGCTCCGCCAGGTTATTGGGACCTCAGACCCGGCCCAGACGGTTCCGACGTTCGGTATTTGTCTTGGCCACCAACTCCTCTCGCTCGCCGTCGGGGCGAAGACTTTCAAGCTCAAGTTCGGCCATCGTGGCCTGAACCAACCGGTCCTCAACCTGCTGACCGGCAAGGTGGAGATCACCAGCCAGAACCACGGGTTCGCAGTCGAGCCAGAATCTCTTGAAGCCGCGGGCGGCGAACCGACTCACGTCCATCTCAATGATGGAACCCTTGCCGGGTTCAGGCTCCCCGACCGTCCGGTCTTCTCGGTCCAGCACCACCCAGAGGCCTCCCCAGGCCCGCACGATGCGGGATACCTATTCGATACCTTTGTGTCCATGATGGCCACCCGCAAGCCCGCCTGGAGTGGACTCAAGCGAGCCGCTCGCCCCGCGGGCACCCCCTAG
- a CDS encoding Spy/CpxP family protein refolding chaperone, with protein MRFTLLAGSVRLAAAGLLGVVIATSPAVGQGGPGEGGRGGGGGMRGFGGDFLSNPVSSRDLDAMAKVLGLTPEQLDAAKALLDTANAEFQPAAKAARDKMEAVREEFRETRDPSVWQGMAGQMGEMRQVRQKIEASFMTDVQGLLTPEQTQLWPSAERLYRRNRTMGRGLISGERVDLFRLMERAEVPESVQAELKPVMEQYEVELDRELVKRNEIFDKAESQMGRLGPAMFQMMQGGGGDNKELTEMFEKGRDAALRVREVNRKYARQIEAMLPEEARAEFIAEFKRESFPMIYRPSYASRVVEAAEKMTDLDAAQKQGVTAIKDSFTRETNALNARAESAIEESEKNVTPQTMFSRFNDPTLQEIRDARRKLEDQMVQKINDLLTEAQKAQLPERGRGDAGGGRGQFDDNTNARPGQPRRARGGQQGADGPANQPRRGQD; from the coding sequence ATGCGCTTCACTCTTCTCGCTGGCTCTGTCCGCCTTGCTGCCGCAGGGCTCCTCGGCGTCGTGATCGCGACGTCCCCGGCCGTCGGGCAGGGGGGGCCGGGCGAGGGTGGCCGGGGTGGCGGTGGCGGGATGCGGGGCTTCGGCGGCGACTTCCTCTCCAACCCCGTGTCCTCCCGAGACTTGGACGCGATGGCCAAGGTGCTGGGGCTGACGCCGGAGCAGTTGGACGCCGCCAAGGCCCTGCTCGACACCGCCAACGCCGAGTTCCAGCCCGCCGCCAAGGCGGCCCGTGACAAGATGGAAGCCGTCCGCGAGGAGTTCCGAGAGACCCGCGACCCGTCCGTCTGGCAGGGGATGGCCGGCCAGATGGGTGAGATGCGTCAGGTCCGCCAGAAGATCGAAGCCTCGTTCATGACCGACGTGCAGGGCCTGCTTACACCCGAGCAGACGCAGCTCTGGCCCTCGGCGGAGCGGCTGTACCGCCGCAACCGCACCATGGGTCGTGGCCTGATCAGCGGCGAGCGCGTCGACCTCTTCCGCCTGATGGAGCGCGCCGAGGTTCCCGAATCGGTCCAGGCCGAACTCAAGCCCGTGATGGAGCAGTACGAGGTCGAACTCGACCGCGAACTGGTCAAGCGCAACGAGATCTTCGACAAGGCCGAGAGCCAGATGGGCCGCCTCGGCCCGGCCATGTTCCAGATGATGCAGGGCGGCGGCGGCGACAACAAGGAACTCACCGAGATGTTCGAGAAGGGCCGCGATGCGGCGCTGCGGGTCCGCGAGGTCAACCGCAAGTACGCGCGCCAGATCGAGGCCATGCTCCCCGAGGAGGCCCGCGCCGAGTTCATCGCGGAGTTCAAGCGCGAGTCGTTCCCGATGATCTACCGGCCCAGCTACGCGAGCCGCGTCGTCGAAGCGGCGGAGAAGATGACGGACCTCGACGCCGCGCAGAAGCAGGGCGTGACGGCCATCAAGGACTCGTTCACCCGCGAAACCAACGCCCTCAACGCCCGCGCCGAGTCCGCCATCGAGGAGTCGGAGAAGAACGTGACACCCCAGACCATGTTCTCCCGGTTCAACGACCCCACCTTGCAGGAGATCCGCGACGCCCGCCGGAAACTCGAGGACCAGATGGTCCAGAAGATCAACGACCTGCTCACCGAAGCCCAGAAGGCGCAGCTCCCCGAGCGGGGTCGTGGGGATGCCGGCGGTGGGCGCGGCCAGTTTGACGACAACACCAACGCCCGCCCGGGCCAGCCCCGCCGCGCCCGCGGCGGCCAGCAGGGCGCCGACGGCCCCGCGAACCAGCCCCGCCGCGGCCAGGACTGA
- a CDS encoding methyltransferase domain-containing protein translates to MRRTVVREMMDDPDLPPEKLEFALRSIRTLNRYLGGTSALLRHLEAWSRRWPRAGEASPISVLDVGTGSADIPLAVAAWADRVGVDVRVTAIDINERVLEVARRQIAAAGREDRISLRRVDAYRLMDHYEPGSFDYVHAGLMLHHFQHLEVLTLLRIMDRLASRGMVWNDLVRSPLNLAVARVLVAGRDELIRHDAIASVRAGFVRSEVLDFARRLDLTYCRYRSCFAGRFTLAGEKPSARPAGTI, encoded by the coding sequence GTGAGGCGAACCGTTGTCCGCGAAATGATGGATGACCCGGATCTTCCGCCGGAGAAACTGGAGTTCGCACTCCGTTCGATCCGGACGCTGAACCGGTACCTCGGCGGCACCTCGGCCTTGCTTCGGCATCTGGAGGCCTGGTCGCGCCGCTGGCCACGGGCGGGTGAGGCGAGCCCGATCAGCGTTTTGGACGTTGGTACGGGGTCGGCCGACATTCCGCTTGCCGTCGCCGCGTGGGCGGACCGCGTCGGCGTGGATGTCCGGGTGACCGCAATCGACATCAACGAGCGGGTACTGGAAGTCGCCCGGCGCCAGATCGCCGCGGCGGGCCGGGAAGATCGGATCAGCCTCCGGCGGGTGGATGCGTACCGGCTGATGGACCACTACGAACCCGGCTCATTTGACTATGTCCATGCGGGTCTGATGCTGCACCACTTCCAACACCTGGAGGTCCTGACTCTGCTGCGGATCATGGACCGGCTCGCCTCACGGGGGATGGTCTGGAACGACCTGGTCAGGTCGCCCCTGAACCTGGCGGTGGCCCGGGTCCTTGTGGCCGGGCGCGACGAGTTGATCCGGCATGATGCGATCGCGAGCGTGCGCGCAGGATTTGTGCGTTCCGAAGTGCTCGACTTTGCCCGTCGCCTCGACCTGACCTACTGCCGCTACCGGTCGTGCTTCGCCGGCCGGTTTACGCTGGCGGGGGAGAAACCGTCGGCTCGACCCGCCGGCACGATCTAG
- a CDS encoding trypsin-like peptidase domain-containing protein has protein sequence MRRFVSYGPAFVVLITTLMMLLAAPAMVRRVGYATSAHAIVRASQSLADDDILERLNTAVRNVAKKVEPSVVHIQWDNSSRNRRMRGVAQGSGWVYDSKGHIVTNAHVVSGAPGLVVQFYDGRRVPAEVVGVDKTTDVAVIKVNTGEGLFPVERASGTQVSQGDRVFAFGSPFGFKFSMSEGIISGLGRDPATIIGDSGGYTNYIQSDAAVNPGNSGGPLVDIRGRLVGMNVAIATAMNPRDTSGGGQSAGISFAIPLDTIEYVASQLIDSGTVAKGFLGVNLPSPTPAFPDAEEFNRSLLQNTGFPGRGVVLVGVDPSGPAGKAGLQPGDIVVAIAGFPVTSIAALRQTTAIHRPGEAIDVEVLREGERKRLSVVLGNRDQSIEIAIRAEQAVITSLNEFGIIGVLPADEGLQIHSLRNASPAMNSGFSPGLVITSVEGRPIRSGEELVRILVEVGFANGRRLSVTVLDPAEPDKPRTLTMQHIP, from the coding sequence ATGCGACGATTCGTTTCCTACGGCCCCGCGTTCGTGGTTTTGATCACCACACTGATGATGCTCCTCGCCGCTCCGGCGATGGTCAGGCGGGTCGGGTACGCGACGAGCGCCCACGCCATCGTCCGCGCCTCCCAGTCGCTGGCCGACGATGACATCCTCGAGCGGCTCAACACCGCCGTGCGGAACGTGGCGAAGAAGGTCGAGCCTTCCGTCGTGCACATCCAGTGGGACAACTCGTCCCGCAACCGCCGGATGCGGGGCGTCGCCCAGGGTTCCGGATGGGTCTACGACTCGAAGGGGCACATCGTCACCAACGCCCATGTCGTCTCGGGCGCTCCCGGACTCGTGGTGCAGTTCTACGACGGCCGGCGCGTTCCGGCCGAGGTCGTCGGGGTCGACAAGACCACCGATGTCGCGGTCATCAAGGTCAACACCGGCGAGGGCCTGTTCCCGGTTGAGCGTGCCTCCGGCACTCAGGTCAGCCAGGGTGACCGCGTCTTCGCGTTCGGATCGCCCTTCGGCTTCAAGTTCTCGATGAGCGAGGGGATCATCTCCGGCCTCGGGCGAGACCCGGCCACGATCATCGGCGACAGCGGCGGCTACACCAACTACATCCAGAGCGACGCCGCCGTCAACCCGGGCAACTCCGGCGGACCGCTCGTGGACATCCGCGGCCGCCTCGTCGGCATGAACGTGGCCATCGCCACCGCGATGAACCCTCGCGACACCAGCGGCGGCGGGCAATCGGCGGGGATTTCCTTCGCGATCCCCCTCGACACGATCGAGTACGTCGCCTCCCAGTTGATCGACTCGGGCACCGTGGCCAAGGGCTTCCTCGGTGTCAACCTCCCGTCCCCGACCCCCGCGTTTCCCGATGCTGAAGAGTTCAACCGCAGCCTGTTGCAGAACACGGGATTCCCTGGGCGCGGGGTTGTATTGGTTGGCGTTGATCCGTCCGGTCCGGCCGGCAAGGCGGGGCTGCAACCCGGAGACATCGTCGTCGCGATCGCCGGATTCCCCGTGACAAGCATCGCTGCGCTCCGGCAGACGACCGCGATCCATCGTCCGGGCGAGGCCATCGATGTCGAGGTGCTCCGCGAGGGCGAACGCAAGCGGCTCTCGGTTGTGCTGGGCAACCGCGACCAGAGCATCGAGATCGCGATCCGCGCCGAACAGGCGGTGATTACCTCGCTGAACGAGTTCGGCATCATCGGCGTCCTGCCCGCCGATGAGGGCCTGCAGATCCACTCGCTGCGAAACGCCTCGCCGGCCATGAACAGCGGGTTCTCGCCGGGCCTTGTGATCACCAGCGTTGAAGGCAGGCCGATCCGCTCCGGTGAGGAGCTGGTACGGATACTCGTTGAAGTGGGCTTCGCCAATGGCCGGCGACTCTCGGTGACGGTGCTCGATCCGGCTGAGCCCGACAAGCCCCGCACCCTGACAATGCAGCACATCCCCTAA
- the panB gene encoding 3-methyl-2-oxobutanoate hydroxymethyltransferase: MIPTPPAGNGHGPSQQGAAVTLRSLARMAAAGQPFACLTCYDATTARWLERAGVHVLLVGDTAAEVILGLDRTIRMPLEVLLALTAAVKRGAPSRLVMGDMPFMSYQADEGDAMRNAARFLTEGLADVVKLEVDESFAPLVGRMVRAGIPVCGHVGSRPQRTALSGGYSAAGRTADDAEQVVRDAMAMEQAGCSLLLVEAVPPEVTRRILEQTRTPLIGIGAGAECHAQVLVLQDLLGMSDRPPRFAEPVAALGTAIQQAGEEWVRRVAARSIGGESYTMRPGEFEKLSDSPPNTPSAADEESSKPGTAARSPTRKRSGARARHHP, encoded by the coding sequence GTGATCCCGACACCCCCAGCCGGAAACGGGCATGGTCCATCGCAGCAAGGCGCCGCGGTCACGCTACGTTCGCTGGCCCGGATGGCCGCGGCGGGCCAGCCCTTTGCTTGCCTGACGTGCTACGACGCTACGACAGCCCGATGGCTGGAGCGGGCCGGGGTCCATGTGCTGCTCGTCGGCGATACCGCGGCGGAAGTTATCCTCGGACTTGACCGCACGATCCGAATGCCCCTTGAGGTGCTGCTGGCCCTGACAGCGGCTGTCAAGCGTGGTGCCCCGTCGCGGCTGGTCATGGGCGACATGCCGTTCATGAGCTACCAGGCCGACGAAGGCGATGCCATGCGAAATGCGGCCCGCTTCCTGACGGAAGGCCTGGCCGATGTCGTCAAGTTGGAGGTGGATGAGTCCTTCGCCCCGCTCGTCGGCCGGATGGTGCGGGCGGGCATCCCGGTGTGCGGCCATGTCGGCAGCCGCCCTCAACGGACCGCATTGTCCGGCGGATACTCCGCCGCGGGTCGGACCGCCGACGACGCGGAGCAGGTCGTACGCGACGCGATGGCGATGGAGCAGGCCGGGTGCAGTCTCCTGCTCGTGGAAGCCGTGCCGCCCGAGGTCACCCGCCGGATTCTCGAACAGACCCGGACGCCGCTGATCGGCATCGGCGCCGGCGCGGAGTGCCATGCGCAGGTGCTGGTCCTGCAGGATCTCCTCGGGATGAGCGACCGCCCGCCGCGGTTCGCCGAGCCCGTCGCCGCTCTCGGCACCGCGATCCAGCAGGCCGGCGAGGAGTGGGTGAGGCGGGTCGCCGCACGCTCCATCGGCGGCGAAAGCTACACCATGCGTCCCGGCGAGTTCGAGAAACTGTCCGATTCTCCGCCGAACACGCCCAGCGCCGCCGACGAAGAATCAAGCAAGCCCGGCACAGCGGCACGGTCGCCAACGCGGAAGCGATCCGGCGCCAGGGCTCGTCACCACCCGTAG